In one Candidatus Aegiribacteria sp. genomic region, the following are encoded:
- a CDS encoding phage baseplate assembly protein V gives MSILDSLGSGEQSGSTISGVAAGIVTNNQDTDDLGRVKLTFPWLSDENETDWVRIATFMAGPDRGSFFLPEVDDEVLVAFENGDIHRPYVIGVLWNGRHAPPETNSDGNNNIRKIRSRSGHEIIFNDDDSARQEKIEIRTNAGHKVILDDSAGGEKIEIIDKTGNNKIVIDSVQNSINMESAMQLTIKANVIEIEGTTSLTIKSNAIVTIQGLPVKIN, from the coding sequence ATGAGCATATTGGATTCATTGGGAAGTGGAGAACAAAGTGGGAGTACTATCTCCGGAGTTGCTGCAGGTATTGTTACCAACAATCAGGATACGGATGATCTTGGGAGAGTTAAATTAACATTCCCCTGGCTTTCGGATGAAAATGAAACTGATTGGGTACGTATTGCCACCTTCATGGCAGGTCCTGATAGAGGGAGTTTCTTTCTTCCCGAAGTAGATGATGAAGTACTCGTTGCTTTTGAAAATGGTGATATTCATCGCCCTTATGTAATTGGAGTGCTCTGGAACGGGAGACATGCGCCACCAGAGACAAACAGTGATGGGAATAACAATATCAGAAAGATACGTTCCCGGAGCGGTCATGAGATTATCTTTAATGATGACGATAGTGCAAGGCAGGAAAAGATAGAAATCCGGACCAATGCGGGACATAAGGTAATCCTTGATGACTCAGCAGGTGGGGAAAAAATAGAAATTATCGATAAGACAGGTAATAATAAGATCGTTATTGACTCTGTTCAAAATTCAATAAATATGGAAAGTGCTATGCAACTCACGATCAAGGCAAATGTGATAGAAATTGAAGGTACCACATCCCTGACAATTAAATCAAACGCTATTGTGACAATTCAGGGATTACCAGTTAAAATAAACTAG